The Halosimplex litoreum genome has a window encoding:
- a CDS encoding DUF7344 domain-containing protein — protein MEIPTVSPAVLDALADATRRAALAELVDSGATATVGELTETLAERRAGANQGTARSGVATARADLQTALHHVHLPTLAEAGGITFDPETGLVAAASDTPFDREWTARLVADHPDVTYDATLAALASERRQVVLHELLADGPASDRDLAAVVAAHERGATPAAVAPSVTEVVELSLTHTHLPTLAEAGFVTREPDGTLAAASMSWRSDPWVAASPIGPWAAPE, from the coding sequence ATGGAGATCCCCACCGTGTCGCCGGCCGTACTGGACGCGCTGGCCGACGCGACGCGACGGGCGGCGCTGGCCGAACTGGTCGACAGCGGTGCGACCGCGACCGTCGGGGAGCTGACAGAGACGCTGGCCGAGCGCCGAGCCGGCGCGAACCAGGGGACCGCTAGATCCGGGGTGGCGACCGCCCGGGCGGACCTGCAGACCGCCCTGCACCACGTCCACTTGCCGACTCTCGCGGAGGCCGGTGGGATCACGTTCGACCCCGAGACCGGACTGGTCGCGGCCGCTTCGGACACGCCCTTCGACCGCGAGTGGACCGCCCGTCTGGTCGCCGACCACCCCGACGTGACCTACGACGCGACGCTCGCCGCGCTGGCCAGCGAGCGTCGACAGGTCGTCCTCCACGAACTGCTCGCCGACGGGCCCGCGAGCGACCGCGACCTGGCCGCCGTCGTGGCCGCCCACGAGCGCGGTGCCACACCGGCCGCGGTGGCTCCGTCCGTCACCGAAGTCGTCGAACTCTCCCTGACGCACACGCACCTGCCGACGCTGGCCGAGGCCGGTTTCGTCACCCGCGAACCGGACGGGACCCTCGCCGCCGCGTCGATGTCCTGGCGGTCGGACCCCTGGGTCGCCGCGAGCCCCATCGGGCCGTGGGCCGCCCCCGAGTGA
- the hemL gene encoding glutamate-1-semialdehyde 2,1-aminomutase — protein MNHDRSRDLYDRALSVMPGGVNSAVRAAIEPYPFFVERGDGGHVIDADGNRYIDWVMGLGPLLYGHDLPQPVESAVQSKVSEGPMFGAPTEIEVEHAEFVARHVPSVEMIRFVNSGTEATVSACRLARAATGRDKIVVMQGGYHGAQETTLVEGEYDDVEPSSPGIPEEFAEHTLTVPFNDEEAAHRVFEDHGEDIAAVMVEPILANMGIVSPVDGYHETLRDLTADNGALLIFDEVITGFRVGGLQCAQGKFGIEPDITTFGKLIGGGFPVGAIGGRSELIEQFTPSGDVFQAGTFSGHPVTMAAGLESLRYAAEHDVHEHINDLGEQLRTGLAEIVEDQAPEYTVAGTEGIFKVLFTRDAPETFEDHCEGGCSQRPDCPRFDHCPKNAADVAAGQTDRWRRVFWEEMKEQGVFLAQNQFESQFVTYAHTDDDVEETLEAYKQAL, from the coding sequence ATGAACCACGACCGGTCACGGGACCTCTACGATCGCGCGCTGTCGGTCATGCCCGGCGGCGTCAACTCCGCCGTGCGGGCCGCAATCGAACCCTACCCTTTCTTCGTCGAACGCGGTGACGGCGGCCACGTGATCGACGCCGACGGCAACCGGTACATCGACTGGGTGATGGGGCTGGGTCCGCTGCTGTACGGCCACGACCTGCCACAGCCAGTCGAGTCGGCCGTCCAGTCGAAGGTCAGCGAGGGCCCGATGTTCGGTGCCCCCACCGAGATCGAGGTCGAACACGCCGAGTTCGTCGCTCGCCACGTCCCCAGCGTCGAGATGATCCGGTTCGTCAACTCCGGCACCGAAGCGACGGTGTCGGCCTGCCGGCTGGCTCGCGCCGCGACCGGCCGCGACAAGATCGTCGTCATGCAGGGCGGCTACCACGGCGCCCAGGAGACCACCCTCGTCGAAGGGGAGTACGACGACGTCGAACCCTCCAGCCCGGGCATCCCCGAGGAGTTCGCCGAGCACACGCTGACGGTCCCGTTCAACGACGAGGAGGCCGCCCATCGAGTGTTCGAGGACCACGGCGAGGACATCGCGGCCGTCATGGTCGAGCCCATCCTCGCCAACATGGGCATCGTCTCGCCGGTCGACGGCTACCACGAGACGCTGCGCGACCTCACGGCGGACAACGGCGCGCTGCTGATCTTCGACGAGGTGATCACCGGCTTCCGCGTCGGTGGCCTCCAGTGCGCCCAGGGCAAGTTCGGCATCGAACCGGACATCACGACCTTCGGGAAGCTCATCGGCGGCGGCTTCCCCGTCGGCGCCATCGGCGGCCGCTCCGAGCTGATCGAGCAGTTCACTCCCTCCGGCGACGTGTTTCAGGCCGGCACCTTCTCGGGCCACCCCGTCACGATGGCCGCCGGCCTCGAATCGCTGCGCTACGCCGCCGAACACGACGTGCACGAGCACATCAACGACCTGGGCGAGCAGTTGCGTACCGGCCTCGCAGAGATCGTCGAGGACCAGGCACCCGAGTACACCGTCGCCGGTACCGAGGGAATCTTCAAGGTGCTGTTCACCCGCGACGCCCCCGAGACCTTCGAGGACCACTGCGAGGGCGGCTGCTCCCAGCGCCCGGACTGTCCGCGCTTCGACCACTGTCCCAAGAACGCCGCCGACGTGGCGGCCGGCCAGACCGACCGCTGGCGCCGCGTCTTCTGGGAGGAGATGAAAGAACAGGGTGTGTTCCTCGCCCAGAACCAGTTCGAGTCCCAGTTCGTCACGTACGCCCACACCGACGACGACGTCGAGGAGACGCTCGAAGCGTACAAACAGGCACTGTAA
- a CDS encoding Gfo/Idh/MocA family protein: protein MPTRLAAIGLGHLGRMQLDGVSAHPDADVTVVAGSDVAAEARESFAAEYDAPVYADYEAMLDSEDVDAVTVVTPHTLHYEQAVACLDRGLDVLLEKPMVTETARAADLVNRAREGDSLLQIGYQRHLHPGYRAVRETVLGGEIGDVHMAVCSLAQDWISGTEGTWRVDPELSGGGQLSDSGSHLLDALLWTTDSRAREVAAVTDDRDHAVDINTALSATLDGPDGPITASVGVSGDGTGFEESLVLWGTDGHLQFDHGGLTVFDGSGGEPDHREFDAGSYAEQTTKKVVAFLDAVEGERDNPVPPEFGLRVTALTEAAYRASESGETVDVTELVAEAREEYGR, encoded by the coding sequence ATGCCCACGCGACTCGCGGCGATCGGCCTCGGCCATCTCGGACGGATGCAACTCGACGGCGTCTCGGCCCACCCCGACGCCGACGTGACGGTCGTCGCCGGTTCGGACGTAGCCGCCGAGGCCCGCGAATCGTTCGCCGCCGAGTACGACGCCCCCGTCTACGCCGACTACGAGGCGATGCTCGACTCCGAGGACGTCGACGCCGTCACCGTCGTCACGCCACACACCCTCCACTACGAGCAGGCCGTCGCCTGTCTGGACCGCGGGCTCGACGTGCTGCTGGAGAAGCCGATGGTCACCGAGACGGCTCGGGCCGCCGACCTCGTGAACCGCGCCCGGGAGGGCGACTCGCTGCTGCAGATCGGCTACCAGCGCCACCTCCACCCCGGCTACCGGGCCGTCCGCGAGACCGTCCTCGGCGGCGAGATCGGCGACGTACACATGGCCGTCTGCTCTCTCGCCCAGGACTGGATCTCCGGCACCGAAGGCACCTGGCGAGTCGACCCCGAGCTGTCCGGTGGCGGCCAGCTCAGCGACTCCGGGTCGCACCTGCTCGACGCGCTGCTGTGGACGACGGACTCGCGAGCGCGCGAGGTCGCCGCCGTGACGGACGACCGCGACCACGCCGTCGATATCAACACCGCGCTGTCGGCGACCCTGGACGGTCCGGACGGACCGATCACCGCGAGCGTCGGCGTCAGCGGCGACGGCACCGGGTTCGAGGAGTCGCTCGTCCTCTGGGGGACCGACGGCCACCTCCAGTTCGACCACGGCGGGCTCACCGTCTTCGACGGCTCGGGCGGCGAGCCCGACCACCGCGAGTTCGACGCCGGCAGCTACGCCGAGCAGACCACGAAGAAAGTCGTCGCCTTCCTCGACGCCGTCGAGGGCGAGCGCGACAACCCCGTCCCGCCGGAGTTCGGGCTACGCGTCACCGCGCTGACCGAAGCGGCCTATCGCGCGAGCGAGTCCGGCGAAACCGTCGACGTGACCGAACTGGTCGCCGAGGCGCGCGAAGAGTACGGACGGTAG
- a CDS encoding DUF7383 domain-containing protein: MGDRRPNYALVPVQQHLGQNEESLSVPWAEFVGDETDELTFEVPTDDATEAYLELQAYDVEEYGHEIRINDVALSGFDIPPADGWQQWMDTLTGIDLVEGENTIRVERDTDTTDAFVVGVVVVHWKEPV; encoded by the coding sequence ATGGGAGACCGCCGCCCCAACTACGCGCTCGTCCCGGTCCAGCAACACCTCGGCCAGAACGAGGAGAGTCTCTCCGTCCCGTGGGCCGAGTTCGTCGGCGACGAGACCGACGAGCTGACCTTCGAGGTGCCGACCGACGACGCCACCGAGGCGTACCTCGAACTCCAGGCCTACGACGTCGAGGAGTACGGCCACGAGATCCGGATCAACGACGTCGCCCTCTCCGGGTTCGACATCCCGCCCGCCGACGGCTGGCAGCAGTGGATGGACACCCTCACCGGCATCGACCTCGTCGAGGGGGAAAACACCATCAGAGTCGAACGGGACACCGACACCACCGACGCGTTCGTCGTCGGCGTCGTCGTCGTCCACTGGAAGGAACCCGTCTAG
- the thsB gene encoding thermosome subunit beta, with amino-acid sequence MSQQRMQGQPMIILGEDSQRMKDKDAQSHNISAARAVAESVRSTLGPKGMDKMLVDSLGDVTVTNDGVTILTEMDIDNPTAEMIVEVAEAQEDEAGDGTTTAVAIAGELLKNAEDLLEQDIHPTSIIRGFNMASKQAKQEIGEIATSVDPSDEEILESVAETSMTGKGAELNKDVLVDLVVEAIQAVTVEAEDGSHVPDLQFLKLQTQTGRAVSESDLLTGGIIDKDAVHSDMPSNVEDANVLLLDTPIEVEETETDAQLNLDSPDQLQDFIEQEEQRLQEMVQTIKESGANVVFCQKGIDDMAQHYLAKEGILAVRRVKKSDIEFVSEVLESRIVSDIDSVTADDVTEGKVTRDEDDELFYVEGSGHGATLLLRGSTNHVVDELERGINDALDVVASTVADGRVLAGGGATEVELAGRVRDYADSVSGREQLAVEAFADSLELVPRVLAENAGLDSIDTLVDLRAAHEDGDEHAGLNVHSGDVVDTFEAGVVEPAHAKEQAVSSASEAANLVMKIDDIIAAGDLSTEGGDEEGGPGGPGGAGGMGGMGGGMGGMM; translated from the coding sequence ATGAGTCAGCAGCGAATGCAGGGACAGCCCATGATCATTCTGGGCGAGGACTCCCAGCGGATGAAGGACAAGGACGCGCAGAGCCACAACATCTCGGCTGCCCGCGCGGTCGCCGAGTCGGTCCGCTCCACACTCGGACCGAAGGGGATGGACAAGATGCTCGTCGACTCGCTCGGTGACGTCACCGTCACGAACGACGGCGTGACCATCCTCACCGAGATGGACATCGACAACCCGACCGCCGAGATGATCGTCGAGGTCGCCGAGGCCCAGGAGGACGAGGCCGGCGACGGCACGACGACCGCGGTCGCCATCGCGGGCGAGCTGCTCAAGAACGCCGAGGACCTCCTCGAGCAGGACATCCACCCGACCTCGATCATCCGCGGGTTCAACATGGCCAGCAAGCAGGCCAAACAAGAGATCGGCGAGATCGCCACCTCCGTCGACCCGAGCGACGAGGAGATCCTCGAGAGCGTCGCCGAGACCTCCATGACCGGCAAGGGCGCCGAGCTCAACAAGGACGTGCTCGTCGATCTGGTCGTCGAGGCCATCCAGGCGGTCACCGTCGAGGCCGAGGACGGCAGCCACGTTCCGGACCTGCAGTTCCTCAAGCTCCAGACCCAGACGGGCCGCGCCGTCTCCGAGTCCGACCTGCTGACCGGCGGCATCATCGACAAGGACGCCGTCCACAGCGACATGCCCTCGAACGTCGAGGACGCCAACGTCCTCCTCCTCGATACGCCCATCGAGGTCGAGGAGACCGAGACGGACGCCCAGCTCAACCTCGACAGCCCCGACCAGCTCCAGGACTTCATCGAGCAGGAGGAACAGCGCCTCCAGGAGATGGTCCAGACGATCAAAGAGTCGGGCGCCAACGTCGTCTTCTGCCAGAAGGGCATCGACGACATGGCCCAGCACTACCTCGCCAAGGAGGGCATCCTCGCGGTGCGCCGCGTCAAGAAATCGGACATCGAGTTCGTCTCCGAAGTGCTCGAGTCGCGCATCGTCTCGGACATCGACTCGGTCACCGCCGACGACGTCACCGAGGGCAAAGTCACCCGCGACGAGGACGACGAGCTGTTCTACGTCGAGGGCAGCGGCCACGGCGCGACCCTGCTGCTGCGCGGCTCGACCAACCACGTCGTCGACGAGCTGGAGCGCGGCATCAACGACGCGCTCGACGTCGTCGCCTCCACCGTCGCCGACGGCCGCGTCCTCGCGGGCGGCGGCGCCACCGAGGTCGAACTCGCCGGCCGCGTCCGCGACTACGCCGACTCCGTCAGCGGCCGCGAGCAGCTCGCCGTCGAGGCCTTCGCCGACTCGCTGGAGCTCGTCCCGCGCGTGCTCGCCGAGAACGCCGGCCTCGACTCCATCGACACGCTGGTCGACCTGCGCGCCGCCCACGAGGACGGCGACGAGCACGCCGGCCTGAACGTCCACTCGGGCGACGTGGTCGACACCTTCGAGGCCGGCGTCGTCGAGCCGGCCCACGCCAAGGAGCAGGCCGTCTCCTCGGCCTCCGAGGCCGCGAACCTCGTCATGAAGATCGACGACATCATCGCCGCGGGCGATCTGTCCACCGAGGGCGGCGACGAGGAAGGCGGCCCCGGCGGTCCGGGCGGCGCCGGCGGCATGGGCGGCATGGGCGGCGGTATGGGCGGCATGATGTAG
- a CDS encoding universal stress protein encodes MYTVLLPVDMAESRATAQVETAIGLPNASEDVAVKLLHVFREADRAEEASPLQLRAGEHAYEQLEDAGVDVEAVTRYGDPAAGILEAADDYDADMILLGGRKRSPLGSVLFGSVSQEVTLDAERPVVVTGDREQQHLPSHRCGSCGEEYYTDDDLEIPSCRNCGGTKVERVGEESEESAPTA; translated from the coding sequence ATGTACACAGTCCTGCTGCCGGTCGACATGGCCGAATCCCGAGCGACGGCGCAGGTAGAGACCGCGATCGGGCTCCCGAACGCGAGCGAGGACGTGGCGGTGAAGCTGCTGCACGTCTTCCGGGAGGCCGACCGGGCCGAGGAGGCGTCGCCGCTCCAGCTCAGAGCCGGCGAGCACGCCTACGAACAGCTGGAAGACGCCGGCGTCGACGTCGAAGCGGTCACCCGCTACGGCGACCCGGCCGCGGGCATCCTCGAAGCGGCCGACGACTACGACGCGGACATGATCCTGCTCGGCGGGCGCAAGCGGTCGCCGCTGGGGTCGGTGCTGTTCGGCAGCGTCAGCCAGGAGGTGACGCTGGACGCCGAGCGGCCGGTGGTCGTCACCGGCGACCGCGAGCAACAGCACCTCCCGAGCCACCGCTGTGGGAGCTGCGGCGAGGAGTACTACACCGACGACGACCTGGAGATCCCCTCGTGTCGCAACTGCGGCGGCACGAAGGTCGAACGCGTCGGCGAGGAGTCGGAGGAATCGGCGCCGACAGCGTAG
- a CDS encoding Fic family protein yields the protein METPTLPDRAPGKYVPYGRRSYYRPDPLPPEANFEFDEGFRDVLQETIFQLGRLDGISRESPTNPLLYTTLVRREAVESTLIEGGQLTLEDVFRTSEVGSRSTVEKDIQEALNYERAVRKGAEQVGETEEIPVELLKRLHSGLLEDVRGEAEPLGEFRASPTHIPSPDAGIEPFIPPAPAHIDDLMENLETFIQSESEHHDLVNIGIVHYQFETIHPFADGNGRLGRIVITLQLIQNGFLSRPYLYPSAYFNKHKVEYAKRMRAVSERGDWEPWLEFFVEGIRAQASEAVERTERLQDLRRTYEQQYGHGKTAADRLALRLFEQPYLTVPEAAEVLEMSEQSARNAIAELVDQNVLEEVTGKERYQEFKAVDIFDVLNDPLE from the coding sequence ATGGAGACACCGACACTCCCAGACCGGGCGCCCGGCAAGTATGTTCCCTATGGCCGTCGGTCGTACTATCGTCCGGATCCACTCCCACCGGAAGCCAACTTCGAATTCGACGAGGGATTCAGGGACGTGTTGCAGGAGACGATATTCCAGTTGGGACGGCTCGATGGGATCAGTCGTGAGTCGCCGACCAACCCGCTTCTGTACACGACACTCGTACGTAGAGAAGCGGTTGAATCGACGCTCATTGAGGGCGGTCAACTCACGCTCGAGGACGTGTTCCGGACTTCGGAGGTCGGGTCACGCTCGACGGTCGAGAAGGACATTCAAGAGGCGCTAAACTACGAGCGAGCCGTTCGAAAGGGCGCTGAGCAAGTCGGAGAGACGGAGGAGATACCCGTGGAGTTACTGAAACGACTGCATTCGGGACTCCTCGAAGATGTCCGCGGTGAGGCCGAGCCGCTCGGGGAGTTTCGGGCAAGTCCGACACATATCCCCTCACCGGACGCGGGTATCGAACCGTTCATTCCACCAGCTCCGGCCCACATCGACGATCTGATGGAGAACCTCGAGACGTTCATTCAGTCCGAGAGCGAGCATCACGATCTTGTCAACATCGGTATCGTCCACTACCAGTTCGAGACGATACACCCGTTCGCCGACGGGAACGGCCGTCTGGGCCGTATCGTGATAACGCTGCAGTTGATCCAGAACGGCTTCCTTTCCAGACCGTACTTGTATCCGAGTGCGTACTTCAACAAGCACAAAGTCGAGTACGCGAAGCGAATGCGGGCGGTCAGTGAGCGCGGTGACTGGGAACCCTGGCTAGAGTTCTTCGTCGAAGGTATCCGGGCGCAGGCCAGCGAAGCCGTGGAGCGAACCGAACGGCTGCAGGACCTCCGTCGGACCTACGAACAACAGTACGGGCACGGAAAGACCGCGGCCGACAGACTCGCGTTGCGGCTTTTCGAGCAGCCGTATCTCACGGTCCCAGAGGCAGCCGAGGTTCTGGAGATGTCTGAGCAATCGGCCAGGAACGCGATTGCAGAACTCGTCGACCAGAATGTGCTCGAAGAGGTCACGGGAAAGGAACGATATCAGGAGTTCAAGGCGGTCGATATCTTCGACGTACTCAACGACCCACTCGAGTAG
- a CDS encoding ornithine cyclodeaminase family protein, which produces MQTLLLDPDAVEEAAEMSAIVSAVEDAFVADARGDTQMPAKSYIDLPQYNGDFRSMPAYLDAGEWDAAAVKWVNVHPDNPDDHDLPTVMGTVVYSDPETAFPLALLDGTTITRKRTGAAAAVATNHLAVEHARTMGVVGAGVQSYAQLEAIATVRPIEAVVVADRDEAKVAEFVDAFDDRFDVRGGTVEEAAQCDVLSTVTPVEEPIVDSVGDHTHVNAIGADAAGKHEIADEVLLDSLLVIDDYEQCTHSGEINVPWSEGVLSDDDVHGELGEVIVGEKSGRTPETGVTVFDSTGLAVQDVAASHVVYEYATEHDVGERVSLVDTDVL; this is translated from the coding sequence ATGCAGACGTTACTGTTGGATCCCGACGCCGTCGAGGAAGCCGCGGAGATGTCTGCGATCGTGTCGGCGGTCGAAGACGCCTTCGTCGCCGACGCACGCGGTGACACGCAGATGCCCGCCAAGTCCTACATCGACCTGCCCCAGTACAACGGCGACTTCCGGTCGATGCCGGCGTATCTCGACGCCGGCGAGTGGGACGCCGCGGCGGTCAAGTGGGTCAACGTCCACCCGGACAACCCCGACGACCACGACCTCCCGACGGTGATGGGCACCGTCGTCTACTCCGACCCCGAGACGGCCTTCCCGCTGGCGCTGCTCGACGGGACGACGATCACCCGCAAGCGGACCGGCGCCGCCGCGGCCGTCGCCACGAATCACCTCGCCGTCGAGCACGCCCGGACGATGGGGGTCGTCGGCGCGGGCGTCCAGTCGTACGCCCAGCTCGAAGCGATCGCGACCGTTCGGCCGATCGAGGCGGTCGTCGTCGCCGACCGCGACGAGGCGAAGGTCGCCGAGTTCGTCGACGCGTTCGACGACCGCTTCGACGTGCGGGGCGGGACCGTCGAGGAGGCCGCCCAGTGTGACGTGCTCTCGACGGTGACGCCGGTCGAGGAGCCGATCGTCGACAGCGTCGGCGACCACACTCACGTCAACGCCATCGGCGCCGACGCCGCCGGGAAACACGAGATCGCCGACGAGGTGCTGCTCGACTCTCTGCTGGTTATCGACGACTACGAGCAGTGTACCCACTCCGGGGAGATCAACGTCCCCTGGAGCGAGGGGGTCCTCTCCGACGACGACGTCCACGGCGAACTCGGCGAGGTGATCGTCGGCGAGAAATCCGGGCGGACGCCCGAGACCGGCGTGACGGTGTTCGACTCGACCGGCCTGGCCGTCCAGGACGTGGCAGCCAGCCACGTCGTCTACGAGTACGCGACCGAACACGACGTGGGCGAGCGCGTCTCGCTGGTCGACACCGACGTGCTCTGA
- a CDS encoding nucleotidyltransferase family protein, with protein sequence MTTGGTVAGVLLAAGDSDRFGERDKLLATLDGEPLVRHAARTLAGADIGPVAAVVDPGSSGVRDALAGLDIAVVENYEAAAGQATSVRRGVAWARERADAVVFALGDMPRVHAETVDRVVGAYRDGRESALAAGYEERRGNPVLFDARHFDALAALEGDTGGRGVFEAADDAAVVETGDTGVRVDVDTPGDLDGLR encoded by the coding sequence GTGACCACCGGTGGGACGGTCGCGGGCGTCCTGTTGGCCGCGGGCGACAGCGACCGCTTCGGCGAGCGGGACAAACTGCTCGCGACGCTGGACGGCGAGCCGCTGGTCCGCCACGCCGCGCGGACGCTCGCCGGGGCCGACATCGGTCCGGTCGCCGCGGTCGTCGACCCGGGATCGTCGGGCGTCCGCGACGCCCTCGCCGGTCTGGACATCGCGGTCGTCGAGAACTACGAGGCGGCCGCCGGGCAGGCGACCTCGGTCCGCCGCGGCGTCGCGTGGGCGCGCGAGCGGGCCGACGCGGTCGTGTTCGCGCTCGGGGACATGCCGCGGGTCCACGCCGAGACCGTGGACCGAGTCGTCGGCGCCTACCGAGACGGTCGCGAATCCGCGCTGGCGGCCGGATACGAGGAGCGACGCGGTAATCCCGTGCTTTTCGACGCCCGGCACTTCGACGCGCTCGCCGCCCTCGAGGGCGACACCGGCGGCCGCGGCGTGTTCGAAGCGGCCGACGACGCCGCGGTCGTCGAGACCGGTGATACGGGCGTCCGGGTCGACGTGGACACGCCCGGGGACCTCGACGGGCTGCGCTGA
- a CDS encoding sensor histidine kinase — MTRDRTEPSGLVADRLRADGGFDRVLDQPALVAAALDSLDDVFYVYDTDAKLVAWNRRLNDVFDRTDEELRGTPAEEFFVDADRERVQAAVAEVFDRGETSVEARVETAGPAVRFQLTGHRLVDDDGAVVGFSGIGRDVTVEHEQSVRLSLQNERLESFASVVSHDLRNPLQVAIGLVDLERDERDSDRLGRVAGALDRMDRIVSDVLTVARDGSDLEDPTSVSLAAVARDAWGTVDTGSATLDVRTQTSVEGDPDRLDRLFANLFRNSVEHGSTSSRPGADDAVEHGSSDGADGDGVTVSVVDTERGFAVEDDGVGIAPDERERVFDAGVSRTADGTGFGLDIVRTVAEAHGWTVTAAESETGGAAFEFDLGLLDPSADDD; from the coding sequence GTGACCCGCGACCGGACGGAGCCGTCGGGACTCGTCGCCGACCGGCTCCGCGCGGACGGCGGGTTCGACCGCGTGCTGGACCAGCCCGCGCTCGTCGCGGCGGCGCTGGACTCGCTGGACGACGTGTTCTACGTCTACGACACGGACGCGAAACTGGTCGCCTGGAACCGGCGGCTCAACGACGTGTTCGATCGGACCGACGAGGAGTTGCGCGGGACGCCGGCCGAGGAGTTTTTTGTCGATGCGGACCGCGAGCGGGTCCAGGCGGCCGTCGCCGAGGTGTTCGACCGCGGCGAGACCTCGGTCGAAGCGCGGGTCGAGACCGCCGGGCCGGCCGTGCGCTTCCAGCTGACGGGCCACCGCCTCGTCGACGACGACGGGGCGGTCGTGGGGTTCAGCGGGATCGGTCGCGACGTGACCGTCGAACACGAGCAGTCCGTGCGGCTCTCGCTACAGAACGAGCGCCTGGAGTCGTTCGCGAGCGTCGTCAGCCACGACCTGCGCAACCCGCTACAGGTGGCCATCGGCCTCGTCGACCTCGAACGCGACGAGCGCGACTCCGACCGACTCGGCCGCGTCGCCGGTGCGCTCGACCGCATGGACCGGATCGTCAGCGACGTGCTCACGGTCGCCCGCGACGGCAGCGACCTCGAAGACCCGACCTCGGTCTCGCTGGCCGCGGTCGCGCGGGACGCCTGGGGGACCGTCGACACCGGGTCGGCGACGCTGGACGTTCGCACGCAGACCTCCGTCGAGGGCGACCCCGACCGGCTCGACCGCCTGTTCGCGAACCTCTTTCGCAACAGCGTGGAACACGGTTCCACGAGCAGTCGGCCAGGGGCCGACGACGCCGTCGAGCACGGGTCCTCCGATGGGGCGGACGGCGACGGCGTGACGGTCTCGGTCGTCGACACCGAACGGGGCTTCGCCGTCGAGGACGACGGCGTCGGAATCGCACCCGACGAGCGCGAGCGCGTGTTCGACGCCGGCGTCTCCCGGACCGCCGACGGCACCGGGTTCGGCCTCGACATCGTCCGGACCGTCGCCGAAGCCCACGGCTGGACGGTCACGGCCGCCGAGAGCGAGACGGGCGGCGCCGCCTTCGAGTTCGACCTCGGCCTCCTCGACCCTTCGGCCGACGACGACTGA
- a CDS encoding GNAT family N-acetyltransferase encodes MTMEVRQARADDHEDIVAFTADTWSDRFDRGDYIPEVFPEWVASDGADQHTVVAEADDGRAIGVCQVVALSAHETWAQGMRVADDARAEGVAEAMNDACFAWARDRGATVCRNMVFSWNAPGLGAARGVGYDPAAEFRWAHPDPDEDALADANGASGLDAVADPDAAWSYWQRSDAAEQLAGLTLDPAETWALSEATRERFRAAADERGALAVRGSDGTHGAAVRTREYEREGAGDEDDGEGATERWVEYGVGAWDDVPAAQTLFAAIARDAADLGADRTRVLIPETPRHVSDAAYAGIAVSENPDFVMAADLTGGR; translated from the coding sequence ATGACGATGGAGGTCCGACAGGCCCGCGCGGACGACCACGAGGATATCGTCGCGTTCACAGCCGACACGTGGAGCGACCGCTTCGACCGGGGCGACTACATCCCCGAGGTGTTCCCCGAGTGGGTCGCGAGCGACGGGGCCGACCAGCACACCGTCGTCGCCGAGGCGGACGACGGCCGGGCGATCGGCGTCTGCCAGGTCGTCGCGCTCTCGGCCCACGAGACGTGGGCCCAGGGGATGCGCGTCGCCGACGACGCCCGGGCAGAGGGGGTCGCCGAGGCGATGAACGACGCCTGCTTCGCGTGGGCGCGCGACCGCGGCGCGACGGTCTGCAGGAACATGGTCTTCTCGTGGAACGCGCCGGGGCTCGGCGCCGCTCGCGGGGTAGGATACGACCCCGCGGCCGAGTTCCGGTGGGCCCACCCCGACCCGGACGAGGACGCCCTCGCGGACGCCAACGGTGCGAGCGGGCTGGACGCCGTCGCCGACCCCGACGCGGCCTGGAGCTACTGGCAACGGAGCGACGCGGCCGAACAGCTCGCCGGCCTGACGCTCGACCCGGCGGAGACGTGGGCGCTCTCGGAAGCGACCCGCGAGCGGTTCCGCGCCGCCGCCGACGAGCGGGGGGCGCTCGCGGTGCGGGGGAGCGACGGCACGCACGGCGCCGCCGTCCGGACCCGGGAGTACGAGCGCGAGGGCGCCGGGGACGAAGACGACGGCGAGGGCGCGACCGAACGGTGGGTCGAGTACGGCGTCGGCGCCTGGGACGACGTGCCCGCCGCCCAGACGCTCTTTGCGGCCATCGCCCGCGACGCCGCCGACCTGGGCGCCGACCGGACGAGAGTGCTGATCCCCGAGACGCCGCGCCACGTCTCCGACGCCGCCTACGCTGGCATCGCCGTCTCCGAGAACCCCGATTTCGTCATGGCCGCCGACCTGACTGGCGGGCGGTGA